AGATGTTCACCTTCATCTCCCTGAAGGCGCTGTCCCAAAAGACGGTCCATCTGCGGGCATAACCATATTGGTGGCACTGTGTTCGGCATTTCTGGTCAAACTCCCGGCCAAGGGTGTCGCCTACACCGGCGAAATCACGCTTTCAGGCGAGGTACTTGCGGTTGGCGGACTGAACGCCAAACTTATCTCGGCACTGCGGGCAGGGATCAAGAATGTGATCGTTCCGGCTGCAAATCAACCGGACATCGAAGAACTGCCGAAAGACCTGACTTCGAAGTTGAAAATTCACTATGTAAAAAACGCCTCCGAAGTTTTAGCGCTTGCCTTCCCGAAGTAATTTCCATACCTTTTCTCACCGGTAGAAACTTAAGAGTAAGAGAGTGAATTCCTGACACAGGTAACGCTGGATAGGACTGCCTATCTGCCGGATCAATTAATTCTGGAAGGCCCATCGCAGGTTGCGTTTGCGGGCCGCTCCAATGTTGGCAAGTCATCGCTGTTGAATAAGCTATTCAATCGGCGCAATCTCGCCAAGGTCTCACAAACACCCGGCAAGACTCAATCAATCAATTACTATCTCAGCGATCGGCGCTGCTATTTTGTCGATCTGCCCGGCTACGGCTATGCCCGCGCCGGTAAGATCGAACGCGAGAAGTGGCAAAGGATGCTCGAGCATTATTTCGAGAAGAACCAGGCACTGAAGGGATTGGCACATCTCATCGATATTCGCCATCCCGCAACCGATCTCGATATCATGCTGCACGAATGGACTCAACCGCTTGTGAAGAATCATCTGTATGTTCTGACCAAAGCCGACAAGGTGCCGAGCAGCAAGCGAGCGCAGGCGATCATCAATCTTGCGAAGGACCTGAGCGTCCCGCGAGAGCAGGTGATCGCGTTTTCGATTGAAGTCGGCGACGGCAAACAGCGAGTGCTTGAATGGGTGGCATCAGTAATTTGAAAGTTGACTATGGGAGAGAATAGATGACGAATCGAGTTGTACTCGGATTGCAATGGGGCGACGAAGGTAAAGGCAAGATTGTTGACCTGTTGTCTAAAGACTATGACATAGTTGCCCGTTGTCAGGGCGGCGCCAATGCTGGACATACGGTTAAAGTTGGCGACAACAAGTTCATACTCCATCTTATCCCTTCGGGAATTCTGCATCCGGGCAAAATCTGCATCATCGGCAACGGTGTAGTGCTCGATCTGTTTCAGCTTTTCAAAGAGATGCGGGAGTTGGAAGATCGCGGCATCAAGGTCGCGGGGCGGATCATGGTTTCCGGGCGCGCACATCTTGTCATGCCGTATCACAAAATCATTGATGCTGTGATGGAAGAAGCCCGCGGCGATGCACTGCTGGGAACGACCAAGCGCGGCATCGGCCCTGCCTACCTCGACAAGATTGGACGCTGCGGCATCCAGTTCGCAGACATTTTCGACGACCACGTCTTGCGCTGCAAGATCAAGGAAAACTTCGATCTCAAGCAACACATCTTCGATAAACTCCCGGCGGATCAAAGACCAAACATCGAACTGACTTTCGAGACCTTCGTAGCCAAGCGTGAAGAAGCCAGAGCGCTTATCTGCGATGTCGCCGAGTTCCTCGATGACTCGATTCACAAAGGTAAGAAGATTCTGTTTGAAGGAGCGCAGGGCACATTGCTCGATGTCGATTTCGGCACGTATCCGTTTATCACTTCATCTAATACGACAATCGGCGGTGTATTGACCGGACTCGGAATCGGCTGCAAGCATCTCGGACGTATCACCGGTATCGTCAAGGCATACCAGACACGTGTCGGCAGCGGGCCGTTCCCCACGGAATTGCTGGATGACACCGGCAACCGCCTGCGCGAACAAGGTAATG
This genomic interval from bacterium contains the following:
- a CDS encoding YihA family ribosome biogenesis GTP-binding protein, with amino-acid sequence MTQVTLDRTAYLPDQLILEGPSQVAFAGRSNVGKSSLLNKLFNRRNLAKVSQTPGKTQSINYYLSDRRCYFVDLPGYGYARAGKIEREKWQRMLEHYFEKNQALKGLAHLIDIRHPATDLDIMLHEWTQPLVKNHLYVLTKADKVPSSKRAQAIINLAKDLSVPREQVIAFSIEVGDGKQRVLEWVASVI
- a CDS encoding adenylosuccinate synthase; translated protein: MTNRVVLGLQWGDEGKGKIVDLLSKDYDIVARCQGGANAGHTVKVGDNKFILHLIPSGILHPGKICIIGNGVVLDLFQLFKEMRELEDRGIKVAGRIMVSGRAHLVMPYHKIIDAVMEEARGDALLGTTKRGIGPAYLDKIGRCGIQFADIFDDHVLRCKIKENFDLKQHIFDKLPADQRPNIELTFETFVAKREEARALICDVAEFLDDSIHKGKKILFEGAQGTLLDVDFGTYPFITSSNTTIGGVLTGLGIGCKHLGRITGIVKAYQTRVGSGPFPTELLDDTGNRLREQGNEYGSTTGRPRRCGWIDLVLLKYAVRINGVDDIALMKMDVLDGLDEIKVCVGYNFFGKICDTPPQSNFHFKHVEPVYETMPGWKKPIGNAKSFAELDVNAQAYLKKIEEFTGAKISILSTGPERDQTISS